A single Euryarchaeota archaeon DNA region contains:
- a CDS encoding right-handed parallel beta-helix repeat-containing protein, whose product MTVKNFNDAQIRISAASNVVIENVFVQIPTNGFIRLGIQMEGGTGNVIKNSTAVCLGTGFMVGFTAYGTNHRVAGNHATGCSTGISVTDGPGLVVEENQVDSSTTGIAIGGGNIRASRNTISGTTSKGISFIGSYSNVTISHNLVTNSTGIGVYVSGGSGLNVSDNIVSNNSGGGIRAGGTAVTHTYTGNNVAGNSVYGICACTTASLDLRNNWWGDASGPSGIGPGTGDVLTGPSGTLFDPWLASPNGLAGP is encoded by the coding sequence GTGACTGTCAAGAATTTCAACGATGCCCAAATCCGGATTTCGGCGGCCTCAAACGTTGTTATCGAAAACGTCTTCGTCCAGATTCCCACGAACGGATTCATCCGCCTCGGAATCCAAATGGAAGGCGGCACGGGCAACGTCATCAAGAATTCCACGGCCGTCTGCCTCGGGACCGGATTCATGGTCGGCTTCACGGCCTACGGGACCAACCACCGGGTAGCGGGGAACCACGCCACTGGATGCAGTACCGGAATATCCGTGACCGACGGACCGGGCCTCGTCGTGGAGGAGAATCAGGTTGATTCCTCGACGACCGGAATCGCCATCGGCGGCGGCAATATACGAGCATCACGAAATACGATTTCTGGAACCACGTCCAAAGGAATTTCATTCATAGGCTCCTACTCCAACGTCACCATCTCCCACAACCTCGTCACGAACAGCACTGGGATCGGCGTCTATGTCTCCGGCGGCAGCGGCCTCAACGTCTCAGACAACATCGTGTCGAACAACTCTGGTGGCGGCATCCGGGCCGGTGGCACGGCGGTGACGCACACGTACACGGGCAATAACGTCGCGGGGAACTCGGTCTATGGGATCTGTGCCTGCACGACCGCTTCGCTGGACCTTCGCAACAACTGGTGGGGAGACGCGTCGGGACCGAGTGGAATCGGACCGGGCACGGGCGATGTCTTGACGGGACCCTCGGGGACGCTCTTTGACCCATGGCTTGCGTCGCCTAACGGCTTGGCCGGACCGTAG
- a CDS encoding class I SAM-dependent methyltransferase yields MTWTYSEEYYKNYTRDTWNESASRYDPIKRNLDKFNADLLKAATPKPGDHVLDVATGTGEPALSLGSIVGPKGRVLGVDLAAKMVEIARSQATKLGLSNVDFKVMDAENLTLKDETMDLAVSRFGLQIVTDPEKTMKEMYRVLKPGGRFAATVWGPGERVPAIHVIVGPMLEYAEPDETGYLPTPYEMGGPGELAKILKDTGFKDAHESRITHDWTVKDEAEYFEAVLKGTPIGHSLSEEEPKVQKAVMERTTANLQKWKTRSGIVLPAEAVVVAARK; encoded by the coding sequence ATGACTTGGACTTATTCGGAGGAGTACTACAAGAATTACACGCGAGACACGTGGAACGAGAGCGCAAGCCGCTACGACCCGATAAAACGTAACCTCGACAAGTTCAACGCCGATCTCCTCAAAGCGGCCACCCCGAAACCCGGCGACCACGTCCTCGATGTTGCCACGGGCACAGGTGAACCGGCGCTATCGCTGGGGTCCATCGTCGGTCCGAAAGGCCGCGTCTTGGGAGTCGATCTCGCCGCCAAGATGGTGGAGATCGCCCGCTCTCAAGCGACGAAACTCGGCCTCTCGAACGTGGACTTCAAAGTCATGGATGCCGAGAACCTGACGCTAAAGGACGAAACCATGGATCTTGCCGTATCCCGCTTCGGGTTGCAGATCGTCACCGACCCGGAGAAGACCATGAAGGAGATGTACCGCGTCTTGAAGCCTGGAGGCCGCTTCGCCGCCACCGTCTGGGGCCCGGGCGAGCGCGTCCCCGCCATCCATGTCATCGTCGGCCCGATGCTCGAATACGCTGAACCCGACGAGACCGGTTACCTCCCGACGCCCTACGAGATGGGCGGACCCGGCGAACTCGCGAAAATCTTGAAAGACACGGGCTTCAAGGACGCGCACGAATCCCGCATCACCCACGACTGGACGGTAAAAGACGAGGCCGAGTACTTCGAGGCAGTCCTCAAGGGGACCCCTATCGGGCACTCGCTTTCGGAGGAGGAGCCCAAGGTCCAGAAGGCGGTCATGGAGAGGACCACCGCGAACCTTCAGAAGTGGAAGACGCGGAGTGGAATCGTGCTGCCGGCCGAGGCGGTCGTTGTGGCGGCGAGGAAATAG
- a CDS encoding tetratricopeptide repeat protein — MTTENASDASALVANLKRNQFLTNPALEKAFRSVSMEPFLSEAYSTLLYVDAPVPFYENGEVIATTMSPRLVAILLESVELSNNLDLLVCGGRSGYIAALAARMLRRGRVSVVEENPAIRERTQKNLDALGITNASVLPTFDPGEAAFDRIIVTNPAVPTTLPRKALNDMGILLAPLRTTSGIRGTWTQRAPETGDRGRAEATGPIAANARPPTGHAQSQAPTVEFLRVLRSGDDWAELRFGASGFPPPQPSSRWRGAAGNDRTLSYLWRLEELLREAWSDTVKTEGSREFNEVTEKTIWKGLVARGIAKADPTRARVARGAFHMGHIFQVTGDAANATECYTASLKTVATAEGYTFRGWTASFGGDYDTAIEDCHLAIATDPEFGNPYNDIGAYLIELGRPEEAITWFERALGAARYESPFFPHTNLGRVYMMKGDKERAKRSFLKALELNPGYEPAKRFLEMLETGGSA; from the coding sequence ATGACGACGGAGAACGCAAGCGACGCAAGTGCACTGGTTGCGAACCTCAAGCGTAACCAGTTCCTCACGAACCCGGCGCTGGAGAAAGCCTTCCGTTCCGTCTCGATGGAGCCGTTCCTCTCGGAGGCATATTCCACTCTCCTCTACGTCGACGCGCCGGTGCCGTTCTACGAGAACGGCGAGGTCATCGCGACCACTATGAGTCCCCGCCTCGTGGCGATTTTGCTCGAGTCGGTGGAGCTTTCGAACAATCTCGATCTCCTCGTCTGCGGTGGACGTTCGGGTTACATCGCGGCCCTCGCGGCGAGGATGCTCCGGCGCGGCCGTGTCTCCGTCGTCGAGGAGAACCCGGCGATCCGCGAAAGGACCCAGAAGAACCTCGACGCGCTTGGGATCACGAACGCGAGCGTACTCCCGACGTTCGACCCGGGTGAGGCCGCATTCGACCGGATAATCGTCACAAACCCGGCGGTCCCGACCACGTTGCCGCGGAAGGCCCTAAACGACATGGGAATCCTGCTTGCGCCCTTGCGAACGACTTCGGGTATCAGGGGGACGTGGACGCAACGCGCGCCCGAGACGGGAGACCGTGGCCGCGCCGAGGCTACGGGGCCGATAGCCGCAAACGCAAGACCTCCGACGGGACACGCGCAATCCCAAGCACCCACCGTGGAGTTCCTGCGCGTCCTTCGTAGCGGCGACGATTGGGCGGAACTCCGCTTCGGCGCAAGCGGCTTCCCCCCGCCCCAACCGTCGTCGCGCTGGCGCGGCGCCGCCGGGAACGACCGGACTCTCTCCTACCTTTGGCGCCTCGAGGAGCTCCTTCGCGAGGCCTGGAGCGACACCGTGAAGACGGAGGGCTCGCGCGAGTTCAACGAGGTGACGGAGAAGACGATATGGAAAGGACTCGTCGCGCGCGGCATAGCGAAGGCGGATCCCACGAGGGCGCGCGTTGCGCGTGGTGCCTTCCACATGGGCCACATATTCCAAGTGACGGGCGACGCGGCGAACGCGACCGAATGCTACACGGCCTCGTTGAAGACCGTCGCCACGGCGGAAGGCTACACGTTCCGCGGGTGGACGGCGAGCTTCGGCGGCGACTACGACACCGCGATCGAGGATTGCCACCTCGCGATAGCGACGGACCCGGAGTTCGGGAACCCCTACAACGACATCGGAGCCTACCTCATCGAACTCGGCCGCCCGGAGGAGGCCATAACGTGGTTCGAGCGCGCCCTTGGGGCTGCACGGTACGAATCGCCGTTCTTCCCGCACACGAACCTCGGCCGCGTGTACATGATGAAGGGCGACAAGGAGAGAGCGAAGAGGTCTTTCCTGAAGGCGCTCGAGCTCAACCCAGGGTACGAACCGGCGAAGCGGTTCCTCGAGATGTTGGAAACTGGCGGAAGCGCCTGA